One region of Drosophila kikkawai strain 14028-0561.14 chromosome 2R, DkikHiC1v2, whole genome shotgun sequence genomic DNA includes:
- the ClC-b gene encoding H(+)/Cl(-) exchange transporter 7 has translation MDDKRTLIRLDDETSEDEDPVVPISIPAKPIETFGENRSEEMPTTSSANGAAHISGNNQNLLADDLPSLLEHNGPPPPVNTINGSAGNARNHINDSEPIFHLRSRTAAASTPNYESLDYEVCENTLFQEEQRRRLRERFSLRKDVIRWIIFIQIGIITALIACTIDIIIEELSELKYNFLKESVADNVPLSDATGRDLVIPFLYWILLSILPVAFGAAMVTYIEPITAGSGIPQVKSYLNGVKIPRIVRIKTLAVKAIGVITSVVGGLAGGKEGPMIHAGAVVAAGISQGKSTTFVKDFRVFKAFRDDHEKRDFVLGGGAAGVSAAFGAPIGGMLFSLEEAASFWNQNLIWRTLVASIISVFTLNIVLSAYHGLNDFTFTGLFNLGKFDQPLKFDYFELPIFMILGVTGGLLGAAWNSLNTKINNFRKRFIPWKFAKVIEAVVVAMLGVTLACLMIYFINDCRPLGNDPTIHPVQLFCEDNEYNAVAALWFQTPEATVRSLFHDPPGSHKILTLAMFTVVYYVLSCATFGLNVSLGVFIPTALVGAAWGRLLAMVTFYLFPEAEFLHPGKYALIGAAANLGGVLRMTISLSVILMETTGIESSFFFPLIIALISAKWVGDYFNEGIYDTQIQVNHVPMLPWEPLPQYKGLTAKEILSSPVVCIKLRDSAHYIYKVLKKCDHNGFPVVDNVIGDRRSEGRVCGIILRSQLIVILLKSLYVENKRFWLPETSIQTFRDVYPRYPSIKSVRKLDDKINYTVDLAMFMNPSPVRVNPHDSVPRIFQIFRALGLRHLLVINNENRIAGIITRRDFIYK, from the exons atggACGATAAAAGGACTTTAATTCGCTTGGACGATGAAACTAGCGAGGATGAAGATCCGGTTGTGCCAATAAGTATACCGGCAAAGCCCATCGAAACTTTCGGCGAAAACCGAAGCGAAGAGATGCCCACAACCAGCTCCGCAAACGGAGCAGCGCATATTTCGGGGAATAACCAAAACTTGCTGGCAGACGATCTGCCGTCCTTATTAGAACACAATGGTCCGCCTCCCCCAGTTAAT ACAATAAACGGCAGTGCAGGCAATGCAAGGAACCACATCAATGATTCCGAGCCCATTTTTCATCTACGATCCCGCACTGCAGCGGCTTCCACGCCCAATTACGAG AGCTTGGACTATGAAGTTTGCGAGAACACGCTGTTCCAAGAAGAGCAGCGCAGACGGCTGAGGGAACGTTTCTCTCTGCGCAAGGACGTCATCCGTTGGATAATCTTCATCCAGATTGGCATTATCACGGCCCTTATAGCCTGTACCATAGATATAATCATTGAAGAGCTGTCGGAACTAAAGTACAACTTCCTCAAAGAGT CCGTCGCCGATAACGTTCCTCTTAGTGATGCCACCGGTCGCGATCTAGTGATTCCCTTCCTCTACTGGATCTTGTTGAGCATCCTGCCAGTGGCCTTTGGAGCTGCCATGGTCACCTACATCGAGCCCATAACCGCCGGCAGTGGAATTCCGCAGGTGAAGAGCTATCTAAATGGTGTTAAAATTCCGCGAATTGTTCGCATTAAAACGCTGGCGGTGAAAGCCATCGGCGTGATAACATCCGTGGTGGGCGGTTTGGCCGGCGGAAAGGAGGGTCCAATGATTCATGCTGGCGCCGTGGTGGCTGCCGGCATCTCGCAGGGCAAGAGCACCACGTTTGTTAAGGATTTCCGCGTATTTAAGGCCTTCCGTGATGATCACGAAAAGCGGGATTTTGTCCTGGGAGGCGGAGCTGCCGGAGTTTCAGCTGCCTTCGGAGCCCCCATCGGTGGAATGCTCTTCTCGCTGGAAGAGGCGGCCAGCTTCTGGAACCAGAATCTCATTTGGCGCACTTTGGTAGCCTCCATTATCAGTGTGTTTACCCTGAACATAGTCCTATCGGCATATCATGGCCTAAACGATTTCACTTTCACGGGTCTCTTTAATTTGGGAAAGTTCGATCAACCGCTAAAGTTCGACTACTTTGAGCTGCCGATCTTCATGATCCTGGGTGTGACGGGTGGGCTGCTTGGAGCCGCCTGGAACTCGCTGAATACCAAGATCAATAACTTCAGGAAACGCTTTATCCCCTGGAAGTTTGCCAAGGTCATTGAAGCCGTTGTGGTGGCCATGTTGGGCGTAACACTGGCTTGCCTGATGATCTACTTCATCAACGATTGCCGGCCACTGGGCAACGATCCAACCATACATCCCGTTCAGCTTTTCTGCGAGGATAATGAGTATAACGCTGTGGCTGCCCTGTGGTTTCAAACGCCAGAGGCAACGGTCCGATCGCTGTTTCACGATCCTCCAG GATCCCACAAAATCCTCACCTTGGCCATGTTCACTGTCGTTTATTATGTTTTGTCTTGCGCCACCTTTGGCCTAAATGTCTCCTTGGGTGTGTTTATTCCCACTGCTCTGGTCGGTGCAGCCTGGGGTCGTCTTCTGGCTATGGTTACCTTCTATCTGTTCCCGGAGGCG GAATTCCTGCATCCTGGTAAATACGCTCTGATCGGAGCTGCTGCCAATTTGGGCGGAGTACTTCGCATGACCATCAGCTTGTCGGTTATCCTGATGGAGACCACCGGCATCGAAAGCTCCTTCTTCTTCCCGCTCATCATAGCTTTGATCAGCGCCAAATGGGTCGGTGACTACTTCAACGAGGGTATATATGACACCCAAATCCAAGTGAATCATGTGCCCATGCTGCCCTGGGAACCGCTGCCCCAGTACAAGGGTCTGACAGCCAAAGAAATTCTGAGTAGTCCTGTGGTTTGCATCAAGCTTCGTGATAGCGCCCACTACATATACAAGGTGCTGAAGAAGTGCGACCACAATGGATTCCCCGTTGTGGATAATGTGATCGGC GATCGCCGATCAGAGGGCCGCGTCTGTGGTATCATCTTGCGTTCCCAGCTAATTGTCATCCTGTTGAAATCTTTGTACGTGGAGAACAAGCGATTCTGGCTGCCGGAGACATCTATACAGACCTTTAGAGATGTCTATCCCAGATATCCATCAATTAAG AGCGTTCGCAAGCTGGATGATAAAATCAACTACACCGTCGACCTGGCCATGTTTATGAACCCATCTCCAGTGCGCGTCAATCCG CACGATTCGGTGCCCAGGATTTTCCAGATATTCCGCGCCTTGGGCCTGCGACACTTGCTGGTCATTAACAATGAGAATCGCATTGCTGGCATTATAACGCGACGAGACTTTATCTACAAGTGA
- the stil gene encoding protein stand still isoform X1, giving the protein MSANGSDAKKANNEEPDRRQHVPYILNGELYRIENQVGDNVTVKCCYCPPDRIYRGSVRSTGNFHMHIKRRHSSLLGKLHEMKVAALEERRDRIMKNRRCVKERKKATTPPPTTAAQTPPQLVELTTPVGVGTGTHELKIKTVFQRHKQEQQGAATRSSGDSTSDNSDKVNSPNITANSIGFLLQDRSIMSVAPISNPTPPVPLLTPIKPEQQSASSSFSVEQPVAIDLRRAPSLASESKSSSSLSSLEDNSMEYTSTGAVTQSVSLTHFMEQPQRDLLQRLDRTMAAIGQELHCRNRIEHNRLLLEAAKFKYLNPNFHFEPTL; this is encoded by the exons ATGTCCGCGAACGGGTCCGACGCGAAGAAGGCCAATAATGAGGAGCCGGACAGGCGCCAGCATGTGCCTTACATTCTCAACGGGGAGCTGTATCGCATAGAGAACCAGGTGGGGGATAACGTCACGGTCAAGTGCTGCTACTGTCCGCCGGATCGGATTTATCGCGGCAGCGTGCGTTCCACCGGGAATTTTCACATGCACATCAAG CGGCGACACAGTTCCCTTCTTGGAAAGTTGCACGAAATGAAGGTTGCTGCTTTGGAGGAGCGCCGTGATCGCATTATGAAGAACCGACGTTGCGTCAAGGAGCGAAAGAAGGCCACAACACCGCCGCCGACCACGGCTGCGCAGACTCCGCCGCAATTGGTGGAGCTTACGACTCCGGTGGGTGTAGGAACTGGGACTCacgaattgaaaattaaaacgGTGTTCCAGCGGCACAAGCAGGAGCAACAGGGCGCAGCCACAAGATCG TCCGGAGATTCGACTTCAGATAACAGCGACAAAGTCAATTCCCCAAATATTACTGCCAACAGCATTGGTTTTCTGCTGCAGGAT CGCTCAATTATGTCTGTGGCTCCCATTAGCAATCCTACACCACCTGTCCCCCTTTTGACGCCCATCAAGCCAGAACAGCAGAGCGCCTCCTCCTCTTTTTCGGTAGAACAACCGGTGGCCATTGACTTGCGGCGCGCTCCATCCCTGGCCAGCGAGAGCAAGTCGAGTAGCTCGCTATCCTCGCTGGAGGATAATTCCATGGAGTACACGAGCACCGGGGCCGTCACACAATCGGTGTCGCTGACCCATTTCATGGAGCAACCACAGCGGGATCTCCTGCAGCGCCTGGATCGCACAATGGCCGCAATTGGGCAGGAGCTGCACTGTCGCAACCGTATCGAGCACAATCGCTTGCTGCTGGAGGCGGCCAAGTTCAAGTATCTCAACCCAAACTTTCACTTTGAGCCCACTTTATAG
- the stil gene encoding protein stand still isoform X3 gives MSANGSDAKKANNEEPDRRQHVPYILNGELYRIENQVGDNVTVKCCYCPPDRIYRGSVRSTGNFHMHIKSGDSTSDNSDKVNSPNITANSIGFLLQDRSIMSVAPISNPTPPVPLLTPIKPEQQSASSSFSVEQPVAIDLRRAPSLASESKSSSSLSSLEDNSMEYTSTGAVTQSVSLTHFMEQPQRDLLQRLDRTMAAIGQELHCRNRIEHNRLLLEAAKFKYLNPNFHFEPTL, from the exons ATGTCCGCGAACGGGTCCGACGCGAAGAAGGCCAATAATGAGGAGCCGGACAGGCGCCAGCATGTGCCTTACATTCTCAACGGGGAGCTGTATCGCATAGAGAACCAGGTGGGGGATAACGTCACGGTCAAGTGCTGCTACTGTCCGCCGGATCGGATTTATCGCGGCAGCGTGCGTTCCACCGGGAATTTTCACATGCACATCAAG TCCGGAGATTCGACTTCAGATAACAGCGACAAAGTCAATTCCCCAAATATTACTGCCAACAGCATTGGTTTTCTGCTGCAGGAT CGCTCAATTATGTCTGTGGCTCCCATTAGCAATCCTACACCACCTGTCCCCCTTTTGACGCCCATCAAGCCAGAACAGCAGAGCGCCTCCTCCTCTTTTTCGGTAGAACAACCGGTGGCCATTGACTTGCGGCGCGCTCCATCCCTGGCCAGCGAGAGCAAGTCGAGTAGCTCGCTATCCTCGCTGGAGGATAATTCCATGGAGTACACGAGCACCGGGGCCGTCACACAATCGGTGTCGCTGACCCATTTCATGGAGCAACCACAGCGGGATCTCCTGCAGCGCCTGGATCGCACAATGGCCGCAATTGGGCAGGAGCTGCACTGTCGCAACCGTATCGAGCACAATCGCTTGCTGCTGGAGGCGGCCAAGTTCAAGTATCTCAACCCAAACTTTCACTTTGAGCCCACTTTATAG
- the stil gene encoding protein stand still isoform X2, which translates to MSANGSDAKKANNEEPDRRQHVPYILNGELYRIENQVGDNVTVKCCYCPPDRIYRGSVRSTGNFHMHIKRRHSSLLGKLHEMKVAALEERRDRIMKNRRCVKERKKATTPPPTTAAQTPPQLVELTTPVGVGTGTHELKIKTVFQRHKQEQQGAATRSRSIMSVAPISNPTPPVPLLTPIKPEQQSASSSFSVEQPVAIDLRRAPSLASESKSSSSLSSLEDNSMEYTSTGAVTQSVSLTHFMEQPQRDLLQRLDRTMAAIGQELHCRNRIEHNRLLLEAAKFKYLNPNFHFEPTL; encoded by the exons ATGTCCGCGAACGGGTCCGACGCGAAGAAGGCCAATAATGAGGAGCCGGACAGGCGCCAGCATGTGCCTTACATTCTCAACGGGGAGCTGTATCGCATAGAGAACCAGGTGGGGGATAACGTCACGGTCAAGTGCTGCTACTGTCCGCCGGATCGGATTTATCGCGGCAGCGTGCGTTCCACCGGGAATTTTCACATGCACATCAAG CGGCGACACAGTTCCCTTCTTGGAAAGTTGCACGAAATGAAGGTTGCTGCTTTGGAGGAGCGCCGTGATCGCATTATGAAGAACCGACGTTGCGTCAAGGAGCGAAAGAAGGCCACAACACCGCCGCCGACCACGGCTGCGCAGACTCCGCCGCAATTGGTGGAGCTTACGACTCCGGTGGGTGTAGGAACTGGGACTCacgaattgaaaattaaaacgGTGTTCCAGCGGCACAAGCAGGAGCAACAGGGCGCAGCCACAAGATCG CGCTCAATTATGTCTGTGGCTCCCATTAGCAATCCTACACCACCTGTCCCCCTTTTGACGCCCATCAAGCCAGAACAGCAGAGCGCCTCCTCCTCTTTTTCGGTAGAACAACCGGTGGCCATTGACTTGCGGCGCGCTCCATCCCTGGCCAGCGAGAGCAAGTCGAGTAGCTCGCTATCCTCGCTGGAGGATAATTCCATGGAGTACACGAGCACCGGGGCCGTCACACAATCGGTGTCGCTGACCCATTTCATGGAGCAACCACAGCGGGATCTCCTGCAGCGCCTGGATCGCACAATGGCCGCAATTGGGCAGGAGCTGCACTGTCGCAACCGTATCGAGCACAATCGCTTGCTGCTGGAGGCGGCCAAGTTCAAGTATCTCAACCCAAACTTTCACTTTGAGCCCACTTTATAG
- the Ak6 gene encoding adenylate kinase isoenzyme 6 homolog, which yields MEQSPDTEPNILITGTPGAGKSYLCERLAEQLKFNWLDCSKIAKDNNFVEEHDDEFDCPILDEEKLMDHLEPLMAKGGNIVEYHGCDFFPERWFEAVFVVTCPNTVLYDRLKDRNYNERKLTSNIECEIFGTILEEAYDSYKEDKVFKLSGETKADADKSLKTVKNWYRMYKRK from the exons ATGGAACAGTCACCAGATACAGagccaaatattttaataacag gcacTCCTGGAGCTGGCAAATCATACCTGTGCGAACGCCTGGCCGAACAACTGAAATTCAACTGGCTGGACTGCTCGAAAATTGCCAAGGACAATAACTTTGTGGAGGAGCACGACGATGAGTTCGACTGTCCCATTCTGGATGAGGAAAAG CTAATGGATCACCTGGAACCCCTGATGGCGAAGGGCGGCAACATTGTGGAGTATCACGGCTGTGATTTTTTCCCAGAACGCTGGTTCGAGGCCGTTTTCGTGGTCACCTGCCCCAACACCGTATTGTACGATCGCCTTAAGGATCGCAACTACAACGAAAGGAAGCTCACATCAAACATTGAGTGTGAAATATTTGGAACCATTCTGGAAGAGGCCTATGATTCCTACAAAGAGGATAAGGTCTTCAAGCTCTCCGGTGAAACAAAGGCGGATGCCGACAAAAGCCTGAAGACAGTGAAGAATTGGTATCGAAtgtacaaaagaaaataa
- the Cyp301a1 gene encoding probable cytochrome P450 301a1, mitochondrial, translating to MNKLPIQAWRSTVASGPNLRRSVSKIGGAASNSFLPHEKRRESSTGVATCPHLADQEETQPSASRVHSTAEWQNALPYSQIPGPKPIPILGNTWRLMPIIGQYTISDVANISSLLHERYGRIVRFGGLIGRPDLLFIYDADEIEKCYRSEGPTPFRPSMPSLVKYKSVVRKDFFGELGGVVGVHGEPWRQFRSRVQKPVLQLSTIRRYLQPLEVITEDFLVRCEQLLDENQELPEDFDNEIHKWSLECIGRVALDTRLGCLESNLKPDSEPQQIIDAAKYALRNVATLELKAPYWRYFPTPLWTRYVKNMNFFVGVCMKYIQSATERLKIQDPSLRAGEPSLVEKVILSEKDEKIATIMALDLILVGIDTISMAVCSMLYQLATRPEEQQKVHEELKRLLPDANTPLTIPLLDQMHHLKAFIKEVFRMYSTVIGNGRTLMEDSVICGYQVPKGVQAVFPTIVTGNMEEYVTDAATFRPERWLKPQHGGVPGKLHPFASLPYGYGARMCLGRRFADLEMQILLAKLLRNYKLEYNHKPLDYAVTFMYAPDGPLRFKMTRV from the exons ATGAACAAACTTCCCATTCAGGCCTGGCGATCCACAGTAGCCTCGGGACCGAATCTGCGGCGAAGTGTGTCCAAGATCGGTGGGGCAGCCAGCAACAGCTTCTTGCCACATGAAAAGCGTCGCGAAAGCTCAACGGGCGTAGCCACCTGTCCACACCTGGCGGATCAAGAGGAAACCCAACCCAGTGCCTCCCGCGTACACTCAACGGCCGAGTGGCAGAATGCCCTGCCCTACAGTCAAATACCAGGACCAAAGCCCATACCCATCCTGGGCAACACCTGGAG ACTGATGCCTATAATTGGTCAATACACCATCTCCGATGTGGCCAACATATCGTCGCTGCTGCACGAGCGTTACGGCAGAATTGTGCGTTTTGGAGGTCTTATAGGAAGGCCCGATCTATTGTTCATCTACGATGCCGACGAAATTGAAAAG tGCTACCGAAGCGAGGGACCCACTCCCTTCCGGCCCTCGATGCCCAGTTTGGTCAAGTACAAGAGCGTGGTGCGCAAGGACTTCTTTGGGGAGCTAGGAGGAGTGGTTGGAGT CCATGGCGAACCCTGGCGTCAGTTCCGTTCGCGTGTCCAGAAGCCAGTGCTGCAGCTCTCCACTATTAGGCGCTACCTCCAGCCGCTGGAGGTCATCACAGAGGACTTCCTGGTGCGCTGTGAGCAACTGCTGGATGAAAACCAAGAACTGCCCGAGGATTTCGATAATGAGATTCACAAATGGTCTTTGGAAT GCATTGGTCGCGTGGCTCTGGACACTCGTCTGGGCTGCCTGGAATCGAATCTCAAGCCGGACTCGGAGCCCCAGCAGATTATCGATGCGGCCAAGTATGCCCTGCGCAATGTGGCCACCTTGGAGCTGAAAGCCCCCTACTGGCGATACTTTCCCACTCCACTGTGGACGCGCTACGTGAAAAACATGAACTTCTTTGTGGG AGTCTGCATGAAGTACATACAAAGTGCCACCGAAAGACTCAAGATCCAGGATCCCAGCCTGCGTGCTGGGGAGCCCTCGCTGGTGGAGAAGGTGATTCTTTCGGAGAAGGACGAGAAAATAGCCACAATAATGGCTCTTGATTTAATTCTAGTCGGCATAGATACT ATATCCATGGCTGTGTGTTCGATGCTCTATCAACTGGCCACTCGCCCCGAGGAGCAGCAAAAGGTGCACGAGGAGCTGAAGCGTCTGCTGCCAGATGCCAACACACCGCTGACCATTCCTTTGCTCGATCAAATGCACCACCTAAAGGCCTTCATCAAGGAGGTGTTCCGCATGTACAGCACGGTGATTGGCAATGGTCGCACCTTGATGGAGGACAGCGTGATTTGTGGCTACCAGGTGCCCAAGGGTGTCCAGGCCGTCTTCCCTACCATTGTCACAGGCAATATGGAGGAGTATGTAACAGATGCAGCCACCTTCCGGCCAGAGAGGTGGCTGAAGCCCCAACACGGCGGAGTGCCCGGCAAATTGCATCCGTTTGCATCGCTGCCCTACGGCTATGGAGCGCGGATGTGCCTGGGTCGTCGGTTCGCCGATCTGGAGATGCAGATATTGCTGGCCAAGTTGCTGCGCAACTATAAGCTGGAATACAATCACAAGCCCCTGGATTACGCCGTAACCTTCATGTATGCGCCAGATGGACCACTTCGATTCAAGATGACGAGAGTTTAG